DNA sequence from the Moorena sp. SIOASIH genome:
CCTGTTTATGGCGAGTTGTACTGCTGAGGGAGATAGCAATAACTCTTCTAACTCCCCAATCACATCTGAAATCACATCTGATCAGTTAAAGCAATCAAAACCACAACAAATCCAGGGAAAATTAATTTATGAAGCTATTCCTCCCGTGAGGTCAGTTAGAGCCTATCGGGGAGATCAGTTTTTTCTTATTACTAATCCCCAAAATCCCCGTCGGTTAGTACTGCGTCCTTCTAAAAACGTTTCCGATCAGCAATTACAATCCTTTCACAATCAACAGGTTGAGATCACAGCAGTGTATCGTGACGGCACTCGTCCTTCTGCTCAAGAAACTGCTTGTCCCCTTGATGTAGATGGGCAATGTCTGCCCCAAGGTGATGGCTATCACGTGTTATCCATAGTAACTGTGGAAAAGTAAGATAGCGGTCAGCCGTCAGTGGTCAGCCATCAGCCGTCAGCCATCAGCCGTCAGCCATCAGCCGTCAGCCGTCAGCCATCAGCCGTCAGCCATCAGCCGTCAGCTTATTTGATTCAAAAGCACCAATCACTAGCTTGCTCCAAAGCTGATAACTGATAGCTGATAACTGATAGCTGATAACTGATAGCACCTCAAGTAGCGTGCGCGTAGCGCATTAGCTGAAAGCTGACTGCTGACTACTGATAGCTTATTACCAAATCCCTCTAAAGACTCAGGTCAGATATTGCTTTAACTAGAGAAAATAGAATATAATGGTTGTTTTATCAAAAACTGCCATCGTCTAGAACAGGAGTCTACTACCGGTGGTTATAGAAATCCCCAAAAGCACTTACGAAGCCAAAACTCAGGAAATTGCCAGAGAACTTCTAGCCGCAACTCGGGAGAAAGGTTCCTTTCTTGCCCAAATGCGAGACCAAATGCGGTGGGATGATAAGTTACTAGCCTGGGCAATGAGTAATCCAGGACTACGAGTGCAGCTATTTCGCTTCATCGATACCCTACCGGCACTGCGTAGCCAAACCGAAGTTGCTCGTCACTTTCAAGAATACTTAGGGGATGAGTCAGTAGAACTCCCTGCTGCCCTTAAGGGAATGCTCAATTTCACCAATCCCGACTCCATACCAGGACAACTGGCAGCCAAAACCATATCTGCTGCTGTAGCCACCCTAGCCCAAAAGTATATTGCTGGGGAAAATCTCAACCAAGCCCTTAAAACCATTAAACGCCTGCGAAACCAGAAGATGGCATTTACCCTAGACTTATTGGGGGAAGCAGTAATTACAGAATCAGAAGCTCAGTCTTATCTAGACCGCTATCTACAACTGATCGAACAACTCACTGAGGCAGCCAAACAGTGGTCTAAGGTAGAGGAAATTGATGTTGCTGATGGTAAATCCTTGCCACTCGTCCAAGTATCGGTTAAACTGACAGCATTCTACTCTCAATTTGATTCTCTTGATCCTCAGGGTAGCCAAAATCGGGTGTGCGATCGCATCCGCAAATTGCTCCGCCGTGCCAAAGAATTGGGGGCGGCGGTTCATTTTGATATGGAGCAGTATGAATACAAGGACATTACTTTCTCCATACTCAAAGACTTGCTGATGGAAGAAGAGTTTCGGGCACGCACCGATATCGGTGTTACCCTGCAAGCCTATCTGCGAGACTCACAACAAGATTGTCAAGACCTGATTGCCTGGGCAAAACAGCGGGGTAATCCAGTAACGATACGCTTGGTCAAAGGAGCCTATTGGGACCAAGAGACGATAACAGCACTCCAAAACCATTGGCCCCAACCAGTATATAACCAGAAAGCCGCCACAGATGCCAATTTTGAGCGTATCACCCAGCTGCTGCTAGAAAACCACGAGTATGTTTATAGCGCTATCGGTTCTCATAACGTGCGCTCCCAAGCTTATGCGATCGCAATTGCTGAAAATCTCAATATCCCCCGTCGCTGCTTTGAGATGCAAGTCCTCTACGGTATGGGAGACCAACTAGCCAAAGCTTTAGTGAATCAGGGTCATCGGGTCAGGGTTTATGCACCCTATGGAGAGCTACTACCAGGAATGGCTTACCTGATTCGGCGGCTATTGGAAAATACCGCAAATAGTTCCTTCCTACGACAAAGCTTAGAAGATAGACCCGTAGAGGAATTGATTGCACCACCACAACAGTTGAATGTTGGCAGGTTGAATAACGAACAGTTGAATGTTGGAAGGTTGAATGTTGAAAGTTCACAACCGTCTTCTAACCTACCCTTCGGGAACGCCAAAGGCGAACAACCTACTAACCTTCAACCTGCTAACCTTCAACCTACTAACCTTCAACCTACTAACCTTCAACCTGCTAACCTTCAACCATCAAACCTTCAACCTTCAAACCCCTTCACCAATGCTGCCAATACAGACTATGCTCAGCTAGACGCCAGAGAAAAAGCCAAACAAGCCTTACTTACCGTTCGCCAACAACTAGGTAAGACTTATTTACCCTTAATCAATGGGGAATATCAGTCTACAACAGACACAGTAGATTCTGTTAATCCCTCTAACCCTAGTGAAATCATCGGGAAAATTGGATTGATTTCTGTAGAACAAGCAGAATTAGCGATCGAGAAAGCTAAAGCAGTATTTCCCAGTTGGCGACGTACACCAGTAAGCGAACGTGCTGGTATTTTACGTAAAGCAGGAGACTTGATCGAACAACGCCGTGCTGAATTATCAGCATGGGTCTGTCTGGAAGTTGGGAAACCATTACGAGAAGCTGATGCAGAAGTCTCCGAAGCGATTGACTTCTGTTATTACTACGCATCAGAGATGGAACGGCTAACCGATGGATATAACTACGACATTGCTGGAGAAACCAATCGCTATGTCTATCAACCCCGAGGTATTGCCCTAGTAATTTCTCCTTGGAACTTCCCCATCGCCATTACTACAGGAATGACTGTAGCAGCCCTAGTGGCCGGAAATTGTACTCTACTCAAACCCGCAGAAAACTCCTCAGTGATTGCCGCGAAAATAGCTGAAATTTTAGTAGAAGCCGGGATACCCAAAGGAGTATTTCAATTCGTTCCAGGCAAAGGCTCAACCGTCGGTGCCCATATGGTCAAGCATCCCGATGTCCATCTAATTGCCTTTACCGGTTCCCAAGAAGTCGGTTGTCGTATCTACGCTGATGCCGCCATTGTGCAACCAGGTCAAAAACATCTCAAGCGAGTCATTGCGGAGATGGGAGGTAAAAATGGAATTATCGTAGATGAAAGTGCTGACCTCGACCAAGCTGTAGCTGGAGTCGTCAAATCAGCATTTGGCTACAGTGGTCAAAAGTGTTCCGCTTGCTCCCGAGTAATTGTGTTAGAGCCAGTGTATGATAACTTCCTAAAACGGTTAGTGGAAGCAACGCGATCGCTTAATATTGGAGCAGCAGAAGCACCCAGTACCCAAGTCGGTCCAGTGATAGATGCTACTGCACGCGATCGCATTCGGGAGTACCTTGAAAAAGGACGTCAGGAAGCCAACGTAGCATTAGAAATGCCAGCACCTGACACCGGATACTTTATTGGTCCAGTTATCTTTAAAGATATCTCCCCCAACGCCACCATTGCCCAAGAAGAAATCTTTGGTCCAGTAGTAGCCGTAATGGCCGCAAAGAATTTCCAAGAAGCCCTTGATATTGCCAACAGTACCAACTATGGGCTCACCGGAGGCTTATATTCTCGTACTCCATCCCATATAGAACAAGCCTCAGCGGAGTTTGAGGTCGGTAATCTATATATCAACCGCAATATTACCGGCTCCATTGTATCACGGCAACCGTTTGGTGGTTTCAAGATGTCTGGAGTAGGGTCAAAAGCAGGAGGTCCCGATTATCTAGTGCAATTCCTCGAACCCCGTACTATTACTGAAAATATCCAGCGACAAGGCTTTGCACCCATTGAAGGCATGGAATAGTTTCTAGTTGACACTCCCCGGTCTAAAGACACGGGGATTCTTCATTCAACGAGTCAACTTGCTCAATCAGGCCGGAACCAGAAAGAGTAGAGGTCGATTCTCTTGAAGCGTTTGGATCTATGATCCAGGTTCCGGTGTGCCCCACCGTACCCAAGGCTCTTTTTAGAATATTGATCGCAGCATTGTGGTCACGATCTAGTTCACATCCACATTCACAGACGTGAGTCCTAGTTGATAGCGACTTTTTCACAACCTCGCCACATTCGGAGCAGTTTTGACTTGTGTAGGCAGGATTTACCGCAACGGTGACCCTGCCAAACTTTTTACCAAAGTGCTCTAACCATTTTCTAAATTGATACCAACCTGCATCGTTAATAGATTTAGCTAGACAATGATTTTTAACCAGATTCTTTACTCTCAAATCTTCATAGGCGACCAGGTCGTTAGACCGGATTACGCAACGTGCCAGTCTCTTGGCATGTTCTATGCGCTACGCGCAGGCTACGCCAACACGCTGCCTACTTATTTTGAGGTGCTGCCTACCTAGTCTATTAACGGCTTTTCTTCGGTTAGATGAGCCTTTCTTTTTTCGGGAAACCCGACGTTGATAAAACTTTAGACGCTTTTCCCCTGCTCTATAAAAAC
Encoded proteins:
- the pruA gene encoding L-glutamate gamma-semialdehyde dehydrogenase, with protein sequence MVIEIPKSTYEAKTQEIARELLAATREKGSFLAQMRDQMRWDDKLLAWAMSNPGLRVQLFRFIDTLPALRSQTEVARHFQEYLGDESVELPAALKGMLNFTNPDSIPGQLAAKTISAAVATLAQKYIAGENLNQALKTIKRLRNQKMAFTLDLLGEAVITESEAQSYLDRYLQLIEQLTEAAKQWSKVEEIDVADGKSLPLVQVSVKLTAFYSQFDSLDPQGSQNRVCDRIRKLLRRAKELGAAVHFDMEQYEYKDITFSILKDLLMEEEFRARTDIGVTLQAYLRDSQQDCQDLIAWAKQRGNPVTIRLVKGAYWDQETITALQNHWPQPVYNQKAATDANFERITQLLLENHEYVYSAIGSHNVRSQAYAIAIAENLNIPRRCFEMQVLYGMGDQLAKALVNQGHRVRVYAPYGELLPGMAYLIRRLLENTANSSFLRQSLEDRPVEELIAPPQQLNVGRLNNEQLNVGRLNVESSQPSSNLPFGNAKGEQPTNLQPANLQPTNLQPTNLQPANLQPSNLQPSNPFTNAANTDYAQLDAREKAKQALLTVRQQLGKTYLPLINGEYQSTTDTVDSVNPSNPSEIIGKIGLISVEQAELAIEKAKAVFPSWRRTPVSERAGILRKAGDLIEQRRAELSAWVCLEVGKPLREADAEVSEAIDFCYYYASEMERLTDGYNYDIAGETNRYVYQPRGIALVISPWNFPIAITTGMTVAALVAGNCTLLKPAENSSVIAAKIAEILVEAGIPKGVFQFVPGKGSTVGAHMVKHPDVHLIAFTGSQEVGCRIYADAAIVQPGQKHLKRVIAEMGGKNGIIVDESADLDQAVAGVVKSAFGYSGQKCSACSRVIVLEPVYDNFLKRLVEATRSLNIGAAEAPSTQVGPVIDATARDRIREYLEKGRQEANVALEMPAPDTGYFIGPVIFKDISPNATIAQEEIFGPVVAVMAAKNFQEALDIANSTNYGLTGGLYSRTPSHIEQASAEFEVGNLYINRNITGSIVSRQPFGGFKMSGVGSKAGGPDYLVQFLEPRTITENIQRQGFAPIEGME